From a region of the Enterobacter cancerogenus genome:
- the rna gene encoding ribonuclease I — protein MFRKDIVIPAGAMALALCALSAHAEPLKATQYGDFDRYVLALSWQTGFCQSMAERNRNEPEECRLQKESANKTDFLTVHGLWPGLPKSVAARGVDERRWIRFGCATRPIPDMPEAKASRKCAAAETGLSLSAAAKLNSVMPGAGGTSCLERYEYARHGVCFGFDPDAYFGTMVRMTQEVKSSALGTFLAGNYGKTVNRSAFDDAVAKSWGKESVKAIKLTCNGNPAYLTEMQISLNASTINNPLAAASFAPRPHPGNCGKQFIIDKVGY, from the coding sequence ATGTTCAGGAAGGATATCGTTATCCCGGCTGGCGCTATGGCGCTCGCACTCTGCGCACTCAGCGCACACGCAGAACCGCTCAAGGCCACACAGTATGGCGATTTCGATCGCTACGTTCTGGCACTCTCCTGGCAAACCGGTTTTTGTCAGAGCATGGCTGAGCGCAACCGCAACGAGCCGGAGGAGTGCCGCCTGCAAAAAGAGAGCGCGAATAAAACCGATTTCCTGACCGTTCACGGGCTATGGCCCGGCTTGCCTAAGTCTGTCGCCGCGCGTGGCGTGGACGAACGCCGCTGGATACGTTTCGGCTGCGCCACCCGCCCCATTCCAGACATGCCGGAAGCAAAAGCCAGCCGCAAATGTGCCGCAGCCGAGACAGGGCTTTCATTGTCTGCTGCCGCAAAGCTGAACAGCGTGATGCCCGGCGCGGGCGGCACGTCCTGCCTCGAACGGTATGAGTACGCCCGGCATGGAGTCTGTTTTGGCTTCGATCCCGACGCCTATTTCGGCACCATGGTCCGTATGACTCAGGAGGTCAAAAGCAGTGCCCTGGGGACATTCCTCGCCGGGAACTACGGCAAAACCGTTAACCGCAGCGCCTTTGATGACGCAGTGGCTAAAAGCTGGGGCAAAGAGAGCGTGAAGGCGATCAAGCTCACCTGTAATGGCAACCCGGCGTATCTGACGGAAATGCAAATCTCGCTGAACGCCAGCACCATTAACAATCCGCTCGCGGCGGCCTCCTTCGCGCCACGCCCGCATCCCGGTAACTGCGGCAAACAGTTTATTATCGATAAAGTCGGCTACTGA
- the dacA gene encoding D-alanyl-D-alanine carboxypeptidase DacA, whose protein sequence is MKTTFSARFVQRMALTTALCAAALSAAHADDLNIKTMIPGVPQIDAESYILIDYNSGKVLAEQNADARRDPASLTKMMTSYVIGQAMKAGKFKETDLVTIGNDAWATGNPVFKGSSLMFLKPGMQVPVSQLIRGINLQSGNDACVAMADFAAGSQDAFVGLMNSYVTALGLKNSHFQTVHGLDAEGQYSSARDMALIGQALIRDVPNEYTIYKEKEFTFNGIRQTNRNGLLWDNSLNVDGIKTGHTEKAGYNLVASATEGQMRLISAVMGGRTFKGRETESKKLLTWGFRFFETVNPLKAGKEFASEPVWFGDNDRASLGVDKDLYLTIPRGRMKDLKASYVLNTSELHAPLQKNQVVGTINFQLDGKTIDQRPLVVLDEIPEGNFFGKIIDYIKLMFHHWFG, encoded by the coding sequence ATGAAGACCACTTTTTCTGCTCGTTTTGTGCAGCGCATGGCGCTGACCACGGCCCTTTGTGCAGCGGCTCTCTCCGCGGCGCATGCCGATGACCTGAACATCAAGACCATGATCCCTGGCGTTCCGCAGATCGACGCGGAATCCTACATCCTGATCGACTACAACTCTGGCAAGGTTCTGGCAGAACAGAACGCCGATGCCCGCCGCGATCCGGCGAGCCTGACCAAAATGATGACCAGCTACGTTATCGGTCAGGCAATGAAGGCAGGCAAGTTCAAAGAAACCGATCTGGTGACCATTGGTAACGATGCCTGGGCCACCGGTAACCCGGTCTTCAAAGGCTCATCGCTGATGTTCCTGAAACCTGGCATGCAGGTGCCTGTTTCTCAGCTGATCCGTGGTATCAACCTGCAGTCCGGAAACGACGCCTGCGTCGCCATGGCCGATTTTGCGGCGGGCAGCCAGGACGCTTTCGTGGGCCTGATGAACAGCTACGTTACTGCGCTGGGTCTCAAAAACAGCCACTTCCAGACCGTTCACGGCCTGGATGCTGAAGGCCAGTACAGCTCCGCGCGCGACATGGCGCTGATCGGCCAGGCGCTGATCCGCGATGTGCCGAACGAGTACACCATCTATAAAGAGAAAGAGTTCACCTTCAACGGTATTCGCCAGACCAACCGTAACGGCCTGCTGTGGGACAACAGCCTGAACGTTGACGGCATCAAAACGGGTCATACCGAAAAAGCCGGCTACAACCTGGTCGCTTCGGCTACCGAAGGCCAGATGCGTCTGATCTCAGCCGTGATGGGCGGACGAACCTTCAAGGGCCGTGAAACCGAAAGTAAAAAACTGCTGACCTGGGGCTTCCGCTTCTTCGAAACGGTGAACCCGCTTAAAGCAGGCAAAGAGTTTGCTTCCGAGCCGGTCTGGTTCGGCGACAACGACCGTGCTTCTCTGGGCGTGGACAAAGATCTCTATCTGACCATTCCTCGCGGACGCATGAAAGATCTGAAAGCCAGCTACGTGCTGAACACCTCCGAACTGCACGCACCGCTGCAGAAAAACCAGGTTGTGGGGACGATCAACTTCCAGCTCGATGGTAAAACCATCGATCAGCGTCCGCTTGTGGTTCTGGATGAGATCCCGGAAGGCAACTTCTTCGGCAAAATCATTGATTACATTAAATTGATGTTCCATCACTGGTTCGGCTAA
- a CDS encoding YbeF family transcriptional regulator, which produces MESNNLPAKRLNEPGGEDKPQIFRTLRNIDLNLLTIFEAVYVHKGIVNAAKILNLTPSAISQSIQKLRAIFPDPLFIRKGQGVTPTAYATHLHEYISQGLESILGALDLTGSYDKQRTITIGASASLGVLVMPAIYQAIRQHAPQLLIRNVPVHEPEAQLAQFQTDLIIDINSFSARALGQNVLYSDALVLVCRQHHPALSQPATLENLRLYEHASFMAEGQGSAPLRQRLDELFPDRQISFSSYNMFTVASLIGGSDMLCVMPSRLFTLLRKCWPLERLALSELNGESLDISLHYNKLSLRDPVLENVINIIRQAF; this is translated from the coding sequence GTGGAGTCTAATAATTTACCAGCTAAACGCCTGAATGAACCCGGTGGCGAGGATAAGCCGCAAATTTTTCGGACTTTACGTAATATTGATCTCAATTTGCTGACTATTTTTGAGGCAGTATATGTCCACAAGGGTATCGTTAATGCTGCGAAAATTCTTAATCTCACGCCCTCCGCAATTAGCCAGTCAATTCAAAAACTGCGCGCCATATTTCCCGATCCCTTATTTATTCGTAAAGGCCAGGGCGTAACGCCAACCGCTTACGCCACGCACCTGCATGAGTACATCAGCCAGGGGCTGGAATCGATACTCGGCGCGCTGGACTTAACCGGGAGCTATGACAAGCAGCGAACCATCACCATTGGTGCCTCTGCCTCTCTTGGCGTGCTGGTGATGCCAGCAATTTATCAGGCCATCAGGCAGCACGCGCCGCAGTTACTCATCCGCAACGTTCCCGTTCACGAACCTGAAGCGCAGCTGGCGCAGTTCCAGACCGATCTGATTATCGACATCAATAGTTTCAGTGCCAGAGCCCTGGGGCAAAACGTGCTTTATTCCGATGCGCTGGTACTGGTGTGTCGCCAGCACCACCCGGCACTCAGCCAGCCCGCCACGCTTGAGAACCTGCGCCTTTACGAACATGCCTCTTTCATGGCCGAGGGACAAGGCTCTGCCCCGCTACGTCAGCGTCTTGATGAGCTCTTCCCGGACCGCCAGATTAGCTTTAGCAGTTACAATATGTTTACCGTAGCGTCACTGATTGGCGGGAGCGACATGCTGTGCGTCATGCCTTCGCGGCTGTTTACCCTGCTGCGCAAATGCTGGCCGCTGGAGCGTCTCGCCCTGAGCGAGTTGAATGGCGAATCCCTCGACATTTCGCTGCATTACAACAAGCTGAGTCTGCGCGATCCGGTACTGGAAAATGTCATCAATATCATCCGTCAGGCCTTCTGA
- the dcuC gene encoding anaerobic C4-dicarboxylate transporter DcuC — MLTFIELLIGVVVIVGVARYIIKGYSATGVLFVGGLTLLIISALMGHQVLPASEASTGYTATDIVEYIKILLMSRGGDLGMMIMMLCGFAAYMTHIGANDMVVKLASKPLQYINSPYLLMVAAYFLACLMSLAVSSATGLGVLLMATLFPIMVNVGISRGAAAAICASPAAIILSPTSGDVVLAAKAAEMSLIDFAFKTTLPISIVAIVGMGITHFFWQRYLDKKENINHEMLDVSEITTTAPAFYSILPFTPIIGVLIFDGKWGPQLHIITILVICMLLAALLEFVRGFNTQKVFSGLEVAYRGMADAFAGVVMLLVAAGVFAQGLSTIGFIQSLISIATSFGSASIILMLVLVVLTMLAAMTTGSGNAPFYAFVEMIPKLAHSSGINPAYLSIPMLQASNLGRTISPVSGVVVAVAGMAKISPFEVVKRTSVPVLVGLIIVIIATEVLVPGAA, encoded by the coding sequence ATGCTTACGTTTATCGAGCTCCTTATTGGGGTCGTGGTCATCGTCGGTGTAGCGCGCTACATCATTAAAGGGTATTCAGCGACGGGCGTGCTGTTTGTCGGTGGCCTGACGCTGTTGATTATCAGCGCGTTGATGGGCCATCAGGTTCTGCCCGCCAGCGAGGCCAGCACCGGCTATACCGCTACCGATATCGTGGAATATATTAAGATTCTGCTTATGAGCCGCGGCGGCGATCTGGGCATGATGATTATGATGCTGTGTGGCTTTGCTGCCTATATGACCCATATCGGTGCCAATGATATGGTGGTCAAGCTGGCCTCTAAACCCCTGCAGTACATTAACTCCCCTTACCTGCTGATGGTGGCGGCCTACTTCCTGGCATGCCTGATGTCGCTCGCGGTGTCATCGGCGACCGGGCTTGGAGTGCTGCTGATGGCAACGCTGTTCCCCATTATGGTCAACGTGGGGATCAGTCGTGGTGCAGCCGCGGCAATCTGCGCCTCGCCAGCGGCAATCATTCTCTCCCCAACCTCCGGCGACGTTGTGCTGGCGGCAAAAGCGGCGGAAATGTCGCTCATCGACTTTGCCTTTAAAACAACGCTGCCCATTTCGATTGTGGCTATCGTTGGCATGGGCATCACGCATTTCTTCTGGCAGCGCTATCTCGATAAAAAAGAGAACATTAACCACGAAATGCTGGATGTGAGTGAAATCACCACAACCGCCCCGGCGTTTTACTCCATTCTGCCGTTCACGCCGATTATTGGCGTGCTGATTTTTGACGGCAAATGGGGCCCGCAGCTGCACATTATCACCATCCTCGTGATCTGCATGCTGCTGGCCGCTCTGCTGGAGTTTGTGCGAGGCTTCAATACACAGAAAGTGTTCTCCGGCCTTGAAGTGGCGTATCGCGGAATGGCAGATGCCTTTGCCGGGGTCGTGATGCTATTGGTGGCCGCAGGCGTGTTTGCGCAGGGGCTGAGCACCATCGGCTTTATTCAGAGCCTCATCTCCATTGCGACGTCGTTCGGCTCAGCCAGCATTATTCTGATGCTGGTGCTGGTCGTGCTGACCATGCTGGCGGCAATGACCACCGGCTCCGGTAACGCGCCGTTCTATGCATTCGTTGAGATGATCCCAAAACTGGCGCACTCCTCCGGTATCAACCCGGCGTACCTCTCCATTCCGATGCTGCAGGCATCCAACCTGGGGCGCACCATTTCCCCGGTTTCCGGCGTCGTGGTTGCGGTGGCCGGGATGGCAAAAATCTCGCCTTTCGAAGTGGTGAAACGCACGTCGGTGCCGGTCCTGGTCGGGCTTATCATCGTGATTATTGCGACGGAGGTACTGGTGCCAGGCGCCGCCTGA
- the tatE gene encoding twin-arginine translocase subunit TatE: protein MGEISITKLLVVAALVVLLFGTKKLRTLGGDLGAAIKGFKKAMNDDDAAAKKSAEDGVPAEKLSHKE, encoded by the coding sequence ATGGGTGAGATTAGTATTACCAAACTGCTGGTGGTTGCCGCACTGGTCGTCCTGCTGTTTGGTACCAAGAAGTTACGCACACTGGGTGGCGATCTGGGTGCAGCCATCAAAGGCTTTAAGAAAGCGATGAACGATGATGACGCGGCGGCGAAGAAAAGCGCCGAAGATGGCGTTCCTGCAGAGAAGCTTTCTCACAAAGAGTAA
- the lipA gene encoding lipoyl synthase, which translates to MSKPIVMERGVKYRDADKMALIPVKNVATEREALLRKPEWMKIKLPADSSRIQGIKAAMRKNGLHSVCEEASCPNLAECFNHGTATFMILGAICTRRCPFCDVAHGRPVAPDANEPQKLAQTIADMALRYVVITSVDRDDLRDGGAQHFADCITAIREKSPSIKIETLVPDFRGRMDRALDILTATPPDVFNHNLENVPRIYRQVRPGADYNWSLKLLERFKEAHPHIPTKSGLMVGLGETNAEIIEVMRDLRRHGVTMLTLGQYLQPSRHHLPVQRYVSPDEFDEMKAEAMAMGFTHAACGPFVRSSYHADMQAKGEEVK; encoded by the coding sequence ATGAGTAAACCCATTGTGATGGAACGCGGTGTTAAATACCGCGATGCCGATAAAATGGCCCTTATCCCGGTTAAAAACGTGGCTACAGAGCGCGAAGCGCTGTTAAGAAAACCGGAATGGATGAAAATTAAACTTCCGGCCGACTCTTCACGTATTCAGGGGATCAAGGCAGCGATGCGCAAAAACGGTCTTCACTCTGTGTGTGAAGAAGCCTCTTGCCCTAACCTTGCTGAATGTTTCAATCACGGTACCGCAACCTTTATGATCCTGGGTGCAATCTGTACCCGCCGCTGTCCATTCTGTGACGTTGCCCATGGCCGCCCTGTTGCGCCAGATGCGAACGAACCTCAGAAACTGGCGCAGACCATTGCTGACATGGCGTTGCGTTACGTTGTTATCACCTCTGTTGACCGTGACGATCTGCGCGATGGCGGTGCTCAGCACTTTGCGGACTGCATTACGGCTATCCGCGAGAAAAGCCCAAGCATTAAGATTGAGACGCTGGTCCCTGACTTCCGTGGCCGTATGGACCGCGCGCTGGACATTCTGACGGCGACCCCGCCGGACGTCTTCAACCACAACCTGGAAAACGTGCCGCGTATCTATCGCCAGGTGCGCCCAGGTGCCGACTATAACTGGTCCCTGAAGCTGCTGGAGCGCTTTAAAGAAGCCCATCCGCATATCCCGACCAAGTCTGGTCTGATGGTGGGTCTCGGCGAAACCAACGCTGAAATCATTGAAGTGATGCGCGATCTGCGTCGCCACGGCGTGACTATGCTGACGCTGGGCCAGTACCTGCAGCCAAGCCGTCACCATTTGCCGGTACAGCGCTATGTCAGCCCGGATGAGTTCGATGAAATGAAAGCCGAAGCGATGGCGATGGGCTTTACCCACGCAGCGTGCGGGCCATTTGTTCGCTCTTCCTACCACGCCGACATGCAGGCGAAAGGCGAAGAAGTTAAATAA
- a CDS encoding PTS fructose transporter subunit IIC: MALKKRSAVRPVEGDTLAIKPAPVAAGNTFWKELPQHIMSGISRMVPTLIMGGVILAISQLIAYVWLEIPPDTGILDALNSGKFTGFNLSVLKFGYLTESFGGLLFSFAIPMFAAFVANSIGGKLAFPAGFIGGLVATQPTLVLNFDPEKLTWLATKPVPSTFIGALIIAIAAGYLVKWLNTRINLPQYLLAFKSTFLIPILSALFVMLAMYYVITPIGGWLNAGMRALLLAAGEAGSMMYAIGMAAATAIDLGGPINKAAGFVGLGLTTDHVLPITSRAVAIVIPPIGLGLATLIDRRLTGKRLFSPQLYPQGKTAMFLAFMGISEGAIPFLLENPLATLPAYMIGAIAGAMTATALGAVQWFPESAIWAWPLVTNLGAYMLSILVGAVITALLVVTIRNHMHKRGKLSVDTL, encoded by the coding sequence ATGGCATTAAAAAAACGCAGTGCGGTGCGCCCGGTAGAGGGCGATACGCTCGCCATTAAGCCGGCACCCGTCGCGGCAGGCAATACGTTCTGGAAAGAGCTGCCTCAGCACATTATGTCGGGCATTTCCCGCATGGTGCCAACGCTCATCATGGGCGGGGTAATCCTCGCTATTTCGCAGCTGATCGCCTACGTCTGGCTGGAGATCCCGCCAGACACCGGTATTCTTGACGCGCTTAACTCGGGCAAATTCACCGGGTTTAACCTGTCGGTGCTGAAATTCGGTTATCTGACCGAGTCCTTTGGCGGGCTGCTGTTTAGCTTCGCCATCCCGATGTTCGCCGCGTTCGTCGCCAACTCCATCGGCGGCAAACTGGCCTTCCCGGCCGGCTTTATCGGCGGTCTTGTCGCCACCCAGCCTACGCTGGTGCTGAATTTCGATCCTGAAAAACTCACCTGGCTTGCCACCAAACCGGTGCCGTCGACCTTTATCGGCGCGCTGATTATCGCCATTGCCGCAGGCTACCTGGTGAAATGGCTGAACACCCGCATCAACCTCCCACAGTATTTGCTGGCGTTCAAAAGCACCTTCCTGATCCCGATTCTCTCCGCCCTGTTTGTGATGCTGGCGATGTATTACGTCATCACCCCGATTGGCGGCTGGCTCAACGCCGGGATGCGCGCCCTGCTTCTCGCCGCCGGTGAAGCAGGCTCGATGATGTATGCCATCGGCATGGCTGCGGCCACGGCAATTGACCTTGGCGGCCCGATCAACAAAGCGGCCGGGTTCGTCGGGCTGGGGCTGACGACCGATCACGTTTTGCCGATAACCTCCCGCGCGGTGGCGATCGTTATCCCACCGATTGGTCTGGGGCTGGCAACGCTGATTGACCGCCGCCTGACCGGCAAACGCCTGTTTAGCCCACAGCTTTATCCGCAGGGCAAAACCGCCATGTTCCTCGCTTTTATGGGGATCAGCGAAGGGGCAATCCCGTTCCTGCTGGAAAACCCGCTCGCGACGCTGCCAGCGTACATGATCGGTGCCATAGCGGGCGCGATGACCGCCACCGCCCTGGGTGCCGTGCAATGGTTCCCGGAATCTGCCATCTGGGCATGGCCGCTGGTGACCAATCTGGGTGCGTATATGCTCAGCATTCTGGTCGGCGCGGTCATTACGGCCCTGCTGGTGGTGACTATCCGTAACCACATGCATAAACGCGGAAAACTCTCCGTCGATACGCTGTAA
- the cspE gene encoding transcription antiterminator/RNA stability regulator CspE, whose amino-acid sequence MSKIKGNVKWFNESKGFGFITPEDGSKDVFVHFSAIQSNGFKTLAEGQRVEFEITNGAKGPSAANVMAL is encoded by the coding sequence ATGTCTAAGATTAAAGGTAACGTTAAGTGGTTTAATGAGTCCAAAGGATTCGGTTTCATTACTCCTGAAGATGGCAGCAAAGATGTGTTCGTACACTTCTCTGCAATCCAGTCTAATGGTTTCAAAACTCTGGCTGAAGGTCAGCGCGTAGAGTTCGAAATCACTAACGGTGCCAAAGGTCCATCTGCTGCTAACGTAATGGCTCTGTAA
- the lipB gene encoding lipoyl(octanoyl) transferase LipB, translating to MYQDNILVRHLGLQPYEPVSQAMHDFTDSRDETTPDEIWLVEHLPVFTQGQAGKAEHLLMTGDIPVIQSDRGGQVTYHGPGQQVMYVLLDLKRRKLGVRELVTLLEQTVVRTLAEYNIDAHPRADAPGVYVGEMKICSLGLRIRKGCSFHGLALNINMDLTPFLRINPCGYAGMEMTQMRQWVENATPEIIRPVLLNNFLALLNNPPHEYITA from the coding sequence TTGTACCAGGATAACATTCTTGTCCGCCATCTCGGGCTACAACCTTACGAACCTGTCTCCCAGGCTATGCATGATTTCACGGATTCACGCGATGAAACTACACCGGATGAAATCTGGCTGGTAGAGCACCTTCCCGTGTTTACTCAGGGGCAGGCTGGAAAAGCTGAACATCTGCTGATGACCGGTGATATTCCGGTTATTCAAAGCGATCGCGGCGGGCAGGTGACCTACCACGGTCCGGGACAGCAGGTGATGTACGTTCTGCTGGATTTAAAACGCAGAAAGCTGGGCGTGCGCGAGCTGGTCACGCTGCTTGAACAAACGGTGGTGCGTACCCTGGCGGAATACAATATCGATGCACATCCCCGCGCTGATGCGCCCGGCGTGTACGTGGGAGAGATGAAAATTTGTTCGCTGGGGCTGCGTATTCGCAAGGGCTGTTCATTCCACGGGCTGGCGCTGAATATTAATATGGATCTCACCCCATTCCTGCGTATCAACCCGTGCGGCTATGCCGGGATGGAAATGACGCAAATGCGCCAGTGGGTCGAGAACGCGACGCCTGAAATAATTCGCCCTGTACTTCTAAACAACTTTTTAGCGCTGCTTAACAATCCTCCTCACGAATATATCACTGCTTAA
- the crcB gene encoding fluoride efflux transporter CrcB: MLQLLLAVFIGGGTGSVARWLLSMRFNPVHQAIPLGTLAANLIGAFIIGMGLAWFNRMTDIDPMWKVLITTGFCGGLTTFSTFSAETVFLFQEGRIVWALGNIAVNMLGSFAMTGFAFWLVSSASAHS; the protein is encoded by the coding sequence GTGTTACAACTACTTTTAGCCGTTTTTATTGGTGGAGGAACAGGTAGCGTTGCACGGTGGCTGTTAAGCATGCGGTTTAACCCGGTGCATCAGGCTATCCCCCTGGGAACACTGGCTGCAAACCTGATTGGGGCGTTTATCATCGGAATGGGGTTAGCCTGGTTTAATCGCATGACCGATATCGACCCGATGTGGAAAGTCTTAATCACCACCGGCTTCTGCGGCGGATTAACGACCTTTTCCACCTTCTCGGCCGAAACGGTCTTCCTGTTTCAGGAAGGGCGCATCGTCTGGGCGCTGGGCAACATAGCGGTTAACATGCTCGGCTCATTTGCGATGACCGGGTTCGCATTTTGGCTCGTTTCTTCCGCCAGCGCGCATTCCTGA
- the ybeD gene encoding DUF493 family protein YbeD, giving the protein MKTKLNELLEFPTSFTYKVMGLAKPELVDQVVEVVQRHAPGDYSPSVKPSSKGNYHSVSITITATHIEQVETLYEELGNIEIVRMVL; this is encoded by the coding sequence ATGAAAACCAAACTTAACGAACTGCTTGAATTCCCTACCTCATTTACTTACAAAGTAATGGGTCTGGCGAAACCTGAGCTGGTTGATCAGGTGGTTGAAGTGGTACAGCGCCATGCGCCGGGCGACTACTCTCCGTCGGTTAAGCCAAGCAGCAAAGGCAACTACCACTCGGTTTCTATCACTATCACTGCGACACACATTGAGCAGGTTGAGACGCTGTACGAAGAACTCGGCAATATCGAAATCGTTCGCATGGTGCTGTAG
- the pagP gene encoding lipid IV(A) palmitoyltransferase PagP: MVSFASYTKNGNGIVTLRNKIFIILAFIFGQLSFACVAGANDNVSEKGWFSTFKDNVAQTWNEPEHYDLYIPAITWHARFAYDKEKTDRYNERPWGAGFGQSRWDEKGNWHGLYLMAFKDSYNKWEPIGGYGWEKTWRPLSDDNFRLGLGYTAGFTARDNWKYIPVPVLLPLASIGYGPATFQMTYIPGTYNNGNVYFAWMRFQF, translated from the coding sequence ATGGTAAGCTTCGCCTCGTATACTAAGAATGGTAATGGTATTGTGACTTTACGTAATAAGATTTTTATCATATTAGCCTTTATTTTCGGCCAGTTAAGTTTCGCCTGCGTTGCAGGTGCGAACGACAATGTAAGCGAGAAAGGGTGGTTCTCCACCTTTAAAGATAATGTGGCGCAGACGTGGAACGAGCCGGAGCATTACGATCTGTATATTCCGGCCATCACGTGGCATGCCCGCTTTGCGTATGACAAAGAGAAAACGGATCGCTACAACGAGCGCCCATGGGGTGCCGGCTTTGGTCAGTCCCGCTGGGATGAGAAAGGGAACTGGCACGGCCTCTATCTGATGGCGTTTAAAGATTCCTACAACAAGTGGGAACCGATTGGCGGCTACGGGTGGGAGAAAACCTGGCGTCCGTTATCGGATGATAATTTCCGCCTGGGGCTGGGGTATACGGCAGGTTTTACCGCGCGTGATAACTGGAAGTACATCCCGGTGCCGGTTCTGCTGCCGCTGGCCTCCATCGGCTATGGTCCTGCGACGTTCCAGATGACCTATATCCCAGGGACCTATAACAACGGTAACGTTTACTTCGCCTGGATGCGTTTTCAGTTTTAA
- a CDS encoding PTS fructose transporter subunit IIB, translating into MAKKLIALCACPMGLAHTFMAAQALEEAAVEAGYEVKIETQGADGIQNRLTAQDIAEADIIIHAIAITPEDNERFETRDVYEITLQDAIKNAAGTLKEIEELIAAEQQ; encoded by the coding sequence ATGGCTAAAAAATTGATTGCACTTTGCGCCTGCCCAATGGGCCTGGCACACACCTTTATGGCCGCACAGGCGCTGGAAGAAGCGGCGGTGGAAGCGGGCTATGAGGTCAAAATTGAAACGCAGGGCGCGGACGGCATTCAGAACCGCTTAACGGCGCAGGACATTGCCGAAGCTGACATCATTATCCACGCCATCGCCATTACGCCGGAAGATAACGAACGCTTTGAAACGCGCGACGTTTACGAAATTACGCTTCAGGATGCTATTAAAAATGCGGCTGGCACCCTGAAAGAGATCGAAGAGTTGATTGCTGCAGAACAACAATAA
- a CDS encoding deaminated glutathione amidase, protein MYVAVGQFAVTPDWQVNAQKCVSLMAQAQQKGAAMLVLPEALLARDDNDPDLSVKSAQSLEGPFLKRLLAESEGNALTTILTIHVPSTSGRAVNTLVAIRAGEVIASYAKLHLYDAFSIQESRLVDPGDRVPPMIDIQGVKVGLMTCYDIRFPELALNLALQGADVLVLPAAWVKGPLKEHHWATLLAARALDTTCYVVAAGECGNKNIGQSRVIDPLGVTIAAAAEAPALLLTEVNSERIALARQQLPVLRNRRFAPPQLL, encoded by the coding sequence ATGTATGTGGCCGTAGGACAGTTTGCCGTCACGCCAGACTGGCAGGTGAATGCGCAAAAATGCGTGTCTCTGATGGCACAGGCGCAGCAGAAGGGCGCAGCGATGCTGGTGCTGCCAGAGGCGTTGCTGGCGCGTGATGATAATGACCCGGACCTGTCGGTAAAGTCCGCGCAGTCGCTTGAGGGGCCGTTCCTGAAACGTCTGCTGGCCGAAAGCGAGGGCAATGCGCTCACCACCATCCTGACGATCCACGTCCCGTCCACGTCGGGCAGGGCGGTGAATACCCTGGTGGCTATACGCGCTGGAGAGGTGATTGCCAGCTACGCCAAGCTCCATCTCTACGACGCCTTTAGTATCCAGGAGTCACGGCTGGTTGATCCGGGGGATCGCGTCCCGCCAATGATTGATATTCAGGGTGTTAAGGTCGGGTTGATGACCTGCTACGATATCCGCTTCCCGGAGCTGGCGTTAAACCTGGCGCTGCAGGGGGCTGATGTGCTGGTGCTCCCCGCCGCATGGGTTAAAGGACCGCTTAAAGAGCACCACTGGGCCACGCTGCTGGCCGCCCGCGCGCTCGATACCACCTGCTATGTTGTGGCAGCAGGGGAGTGTGGGAATAAAAATATCGGGCAGAGCCGGGTTATCGATCCGTTGGGGGTGACCATCGCCGCAGCGGCAGAGGCACCCGCTTTGCTGTTGACGGAAGTAAATTCAGAGCGAATAGCGCTTGCGCGGCAGCAATTACCTGTTCTACGCAACCGACGTTTTGCGCCACCGCAATTATTATGA